The DNA region TGAAAAAGTCAAGCAAGAAATGGTGACGGCATCAATTAATTTAGCTCAAGCACTCAAGACAATTGGCATGATGAATATTCAATTTGTAATTCACGAAGATAGAGCGTATGTCATTGAAGTGAATCCACGTGCTTCGCGGACTGTGCCGTTCATTTCAAAAGTGACCCATACACCACTAGCTCAATTGGCGACAAGGGTGATGTTAGGTGAAAAATTAGCCGACTTAGGATATGAAACGGGTGTCTTACCAGAAAATGATCAGGTCCATGTTAAGGCGCCAGTGTTCTCATTTACAAAATTACCGGATGTTGATTCGCTTTTAGGACCTGAAATGAAGTCAACCGGTGAAGTGATGGGGTCAGATGAAACCTTTGAAAAGGCATTATATAAGGCCTTCGTCGCAGCGAATGTGAATATTCCTAGCTTTGGGCGTGTCCTGTTCACAGTTGCCGACGCTGATAAAGTTGAGGCGGCTAAGTTAGCCACACGCTTTGCAAAACAAGGTTTTGAAATTGTTGCCACAGCCGGGACGGGTGACTATTTCAATGCACACGGCTTAGAGGTGTCGATTTTGGATAAAATTTCTGAATCTAATCAAAATCCAGTGACCGCATTACAAGCAGGCTCGATTCAGTTGGTTGTTAATACAACGCGTCCAGATGGGTCGACCGAATCCGATGGACGAGCGATTCGGAATGCAGCAATTGAAAACGCAGTCCCACTCTTTACGGCATTTGATACGGTTGACGCGTTGTTGTCAGTCTTAGAAATGCAGGGCTTTGGTGTCACGGCAATGTCATAAAATCGCATGAACGTGAAAACAAGGGCATCACTAAGCGCTATGAATTTATAATGAGGAGAGAATAAATATGGCAGATAATCGATTAGCAGTCAGTTTACCTGGATTAGCGTTAAAAAATCCATTAATGCCATCATCAGGTGCATTTTATTATGGCTTGGATCATTTAAATGACTTTGATTTAAATCAACTAGGCGCATTAGTTTTGAAGACAACCACGGTCACTGAACGGGGTGGAAATCCACAACCTTGGGTGATTACAACGCAAGCTGGGCCATTGAATTCAGTGGGGTTAGCCAATCCAGGTTTGAAAAAGGTACAGAAAAATTTCTTGCCACAATTGGAAAAAGCTTTGCCTGATTTACCAGTCATGATTTCAATTGCTGGGGAAACGGTGAGTGAATACGTGACATTAGCGACTGCTTTTGAAAAAGACACTTATCTTAAGGCACTTGAAATCAATCTGTCATGCCCCAATGTTGACCGTGGTGGACTTGAATTTGGCGTAGATCCAGCAACGGCGGCTGAGGTTATTGCTGCAGTTAGAGCAGTCACGACAAAAGCCATCTATGCTAAGCTATCACCAAATGTGACTGATATTCGGCCAATTGCACAAGCAGTGGAAGCGGCTGGCGCTGATGGCATTGTAGTAATTAATACCGTCGTAGGCATGAGCTTGGATCTTCAAAAGCGTCAGGTACGGTTATTCCGCGGAATTGGTGGTTTGTCGGGGTCCGCGATTCATCCGATTGCAGTGCGAATGGTTTATGAAGTTGCCTCAGTCGTTTCAATTCCAATTATTGGCGTGGGTGGCATTCAGACGATTGATGATGCATTGGAATTATTATTAGCAGGAGCGAGTGCAGTGCAAGTTGGGGTGGCTAATGCGGCGAATCCAATGTTATTAGCGCAATTAGTGGCTGAATTGCCAGGTGCGTTAGATCGATATGGCTTTGAATCGGTTGCTACCGTAACCAAAGCGCTTAAACCCTTACCACAAACGGTCAGTGAGTGGTTACCAAATGAGGAGTAAGCAATGACAAATGAACCGGTCTTTATTGCCTTAGATTTTGAGAATGAACGCTTGGCTTGGCAATTCTTGGAACAGTTTGGTACACAACGGCCAGCGGTTAAAGTTGGAATGGAATTGTTTTATGTTGCTGGTCCGGCATTTATTCGGGCGCTAAAAACTGCTGGGTATGTTGTTTTCTTAGATTTAAAAATGTATGACATTCCAAATACAGTGGGAAAAGCGACGCAAAATATTGCCGGGTTAGGCGTTGATTATCTCACGGTGCATGCTGCTGGTGGTGAGCGGATGATGCGTGCAGCTGCATTAGGGGCAAGGAATGGCCAGAAGGTGAATCAATCGCCGCTAAAAATTTTGGCCATTACGCAATTGACGTCATTTTCAAATGCTGAGATGCAGGCGACTCAGTTGATATCAGTGCCGTTATCAGAATCGGTTTTGCATCTAGCAAAATTAGCCGAAAAATCTGGGTTAGCTGGTGTTATATCATCTGCGCATGAGTCACGCGCCATACATCAAGTGACGCGTGCAGATTTTCTATCAGTGACGCCGGGAATTCGCTTTATTGATGACGATCAAGGTGACCAGCAACGTATCACGACACCTGCAAAGGCAAAACAATTGGGTGCCGATGGTCTTGTAATTGGTCGATCAATTACTGGGGCTAAAGACCCGGTCGTAGCCTACTACCGGGCATTACAAAATTACCATGAAGGAGATGAATCATGACATATCAAGATGCGGTTGCTCAGGGATTGCTCGAAATTGGTGCGGTTAAATTACAGCCAGCGCAACCATTTACATGGGCTTCAGGCTTAAAAAGTCCAATTTACACTGATAATCGGTTAACAATTGCATTTCCCAAGGTGCGACAAATCATTATTAACGGCTTAGTGGCATTAATAAAACGCCAATACCCGGACGCGCAAGTGATTGGTGGCGTTGCGACGGCTGGTATTCCACATGCGGCTTGGGTGGCGCAAGCCTTAGATTTACCGATGATTTATGTTCGATCAAAGCCAAAAGATCATGGGGCGGGGCAACAAATTGAAGGCCAATTATTACCGGGTCAAAAGGTTGTTTTGATTGATGATTTGATTTCGACCGGTGGTTCAGTTTTAGGCGCCGTTGCGGCCACACGTGCGGCACAAGGGGATGTCTTGGGTGTCGTGTCGATTTTTTCATATGATTTATCGGCTGCCGATGATAATTTTAAGCAAGCAGCTACAGATTTCACGCCACTTACGACCTATTCTGTCTTAATTGAAACGGCGGCCCGGCTCGGCTTGATTTCGGCTGAAGAATTGCAAATCTTACAAACGTGGCGGCAAGACCCAGGACATTGGCAAACTGTTGATTTATCTGAACACTAAAACATCTAATTTTTAATCAAATGACTAACTTTGAGACCGTGAAACTGACTGGTGCTCGAAGTTTTTTTATTGCTTGAAAATTAAACTTGTTGCGGTCATATCGAGACTTTAACCGATTATATTGCCGGTGTATCCTGAGGGTGTGGGTTATAAATGCCTGCTTTTTTTGTTATGATAGTACAAGATATATTCACGAAAGGGGAGCCACATGAACGTAGGGATTTTTACTGACACATATTTTCCACAGTTGTCAGGTGTTGCCACCTCAATTGAAACGCTTCGCAAACAACTAGAAGCAAACGGTCATCAAGTTTACATTTTCACGTCAACTGATCCTAATGCACCAGAAAAAGGTGACGAGCCAAATGTGTATCGTTTTGCGAGCCTGCCGTTTATGGGCTTTAAAGAACGACGCATTGCATACCGGGGGGCGATTCAAGCCCAATTAATTGCTAAGAAGCTAAAATTAGATATCGTGCATACACAAACTGAGTTTTCCTTAGGCTTGATTGGTAAGTCCGTGGCACGGGCTATGCATATTCCAGTTGTTCATACTTATCATACGAATTATGAAGATTACACGCACTATGTTTTTAATGGTCGCATTATCCGTCCCGGTGGGGTCGCAATGATTATGCGTGGTTATTCTCGAGGCTTAACTGGTTTAGTGGCGCCTTCAGAACAGACACGCGAACAATTGCTTGAATATGGTATCAAAGCCCCGATTGAAATTATCCCAACAGGTGTTAAGGTCCAACATACAACCGATGAGGACCAAAGTGTTGCTTTGCGTCAGTCATTGGGACTGGCCCCTGATGCATTGGTTATGCTGTCATTGGGTCGCATTGCCTTTGAGAAAAATATTGAGGCTGTCTTAGAAACATTTGCAGACATTTTAGATGATCTCCCTGAAGCCCGCCTAATTATTGCTGGAGACGGTCCAGCCGAACAGGCAATTCAAGACCATGCAGCGGCTTTGGAAATTATGGATAAAGTGATTTTCACGGGCTACGTTTCACATGATAAAGCATACAGCTACTATTGTTTGGCTGATGTCTTTGTTTCGGCATCGGAGAGTGAAACCCAGGGGTTAACGTATATTGAGGCGATGACGGCAAATACGCCTGTGGTTGCGATTAATAGCCCTTATCTTGATACTGTCGTGACGGATGAAAATATTGGTACATTGGTGCGCAATGTTTACGAATTAACAGCACCAGTTGAAAAGTATTTGCTTGCGGCCCAAGCACAACAAGTCTTGGGTAACCCTGATATTCGTGAAACGATTTTACATGAAATTGATGAACGAACATTTGGTGCACGCATCATTGCCTTTTATCAAGAAGCGATTGCCGTTTATCATGAAGAAGAGGATCTTGAAGCAGCAGAAGATGCCGACGCAGAATATGCCCGGACCTTTGTGCTACGTAATCCATTTAGAAGGAATCATAATGCTTAAAATAACTATGTTTTCATCGGCTGAAACCGTTCCTGGACAAGGTGTCGGGTCAGCCTATCGTGAATTGGTGAACTTACTCACCGATAAGTTTACGCAACAAATGCAGTTAAAGTTTAATTCGTTAAAGCGCGCTGATATTAGTCA from Weissella diestrammenae includes:
- a CDS encoding dihydroorotate dehydrogenase, translated to MADNRLAVSLPGLALKNPLMPSSGAFYYGLDHLNDFDLNQLGALVLKTTTVTERGGNPQPWVITTQAGPLNSVGLANPGLKKVQKNFLPQLEKALPDLPVMISIAGETVSEYVTLATAFEKDTYLKALEINLSCPNVDRGGLEFGVDPATAAEVIAAVRAVTTKAIYAKLSPNVTDIRPIAQAVEAAGADGIVVINTVVGMSLDLQKRQVRLFRGIGGLSGSAIHPIAVRMVYEVASVVSIPIIGVGGIQTIDDALELLLAGASAVQVGVANAANPMLLAQLVAELPGALDRYGFESVATVTKALKPLPQTVSEWLPNEE
- the pyrF gene encoding orotidine-5'-phosphate decarboxylase produces the protein MTNEPVFIALDFENERLAWQFLEQFGTQRPAVKVGMELFYVAGPAFIRALKTAGYVVFLDLKMYDIPNTVGKATQNIAGLGVDYLTVHAAGGERMMRAAALGARNGQKVNQSPLKILAITQLTSFSNAEMQATQLISVPLSESVLHLAKLAEKSGLAGVISSAHESRAIHQVTRADFLSVTPGIRFIDDDQGDQQRITTPAKAKQLGADGLVIGRSITGAKDPVVAYYRALQNYHEGDES
- the pyrE gene encoding orotate phosphoribosyltransferase, producing MMTYQDAVAQGLLEIGAVKLQPAQPFTWASGLKSPIYTDNRLTIAFPKVRQIIINGLVALIKRQYPDAQVIGGVATAGIPHAAWVAQALDLPMIYVRSKPKDHGAGQQIEGQLLPGQKVVLIDDLISTGGSVLGAVAATRAAQGDVLGVVSIFSYDLSAADDNFKQAATDFTPLTTYSVLIETAARLGLISAEELQILQTWRQDPGHWQTVDLSEH
- a CDS encoding glycosyltransferase family 4 protein; translation: MNVGIFTDTYFPQLSGVATSIETLRKQLEANGHQVYIFTSTDPNAPEKGDEPNVYRFASLPFMGFKERRIAYRGAIQAQLIAKKLKLDIVHTQTEFSLGLIGKSVARAMHIPVVHTYHTNYEDYTHYVFNGRIIRPGGVAMIMRGYSRGLTGLVAPSEQTREQLLEYGIKAPIEIIPTGVKVQHTTDEDQSVALRQSLGLAPDALVMLSLGRIAFEKNIEAVLETFADILDDLPEARLIIAGDGPAEQAIQDHAAALEIMDKVIFTGYVSHDKAYSYYCLADVFVSASESETQGLTYIEAMTANTPVVAINSPYLDTVVTDENIGTLVRNVYELTAPVEKYLLAAQAQQVLGNPDIRETILHEIDERTFGARIIAFYQEAIAVYHEEEDLEAAEDADAEYARTFVLRNPFRRNHNA